The window AAATGCTTCTGGCGAATTGATTGCTTTTGCGATTTCTTTCAAGCCAACACGCTGCCCATTCTCAGATAAGGAAGCCACATATATCATGGCGTTGATGGCATATTTGCAGGCTTTGGAAAACATCTCTTCTTTAATACAGGACAAATATACCCTTTATTTAAATAAAGACAAAAATATCTTTTAATATTTTTAAGAAATATTTTAAACTAATCAGATTTATATGAAGTTTGAAAGCTAAATAGTATTGACAATAATGGACTTTTTGGTTAATCAACAAGAATTAGAGCTCAAGTATGTCCCAGGAAAAGGAGCATGGACATATCATATCATCATTCCTAACTCTAAAGACATTAAAGGGAAATGGGGTGATATCAAAGTATCAGGAAGTATTGATGGCTATCCGATTAATCATATGAATTTGGCTCCAATGGGTGATCAGGATAAGCGCTTATCGATCAATGGTACAATCCGTCATGCTATCCAAAAATCGGGAGGGGATAAGGTGATAGTGACACTTTTTCTTGAGTCAGAAAATCAACAACTTAAGCAAAAAGAGATTATAGATACTTTTAAAGAATCTGGAGTCTTGGCGAAATTTGAAAAGCTTTCAAAAGAGAAACAGCAGGAAATGTTTGAGAAAATTTTAAAGTCCACTTCTGAAGAAAAGCAAGTGCAATTGATGGTGGATCTTATAGAATTTTTGTTTAAATCTTAATAATTGTCATAAAAAAATCCCGACTTCTTTTGCCGGGATTTTAATTTAAATTTTGACAAATAATTTATCTTTTGGTCTCCTGACTTTCTTGGCAATCACCATGTGGTCAGCACTGTCATCTCTGTAGCCTAAGGCTAACAATGATGAAGCACCTAAACCTTTTTCCTTTAATCCTAAAATCTCGTCTACTTCAGCTGGATTGAAACCTTCCATTGGTGTACTATCGACTTTTTCCTCTGCAGCAGACACCAAAGCTGTCCCCAATGCAATATAAGCCTGCTTAGAAGTCCAGTTGAAAATTTCTGTTTCAGATTGGTTTGTGAAGTGGTCTTTCAAAAAATTGGCATACTGAACTAGAGCTCCTTTTTCCATACCTCTTTCTTCATAAACCATATCAAAGTATGCATCGATTTGCTCGGCTGTGATGCTTTTCCATGCAGCAAACACCAGAAGATGTGATCCTTCAATGACTTGCGGTTGCTTCACAGCTGAATTGAAAAGTTTTTCTCTGGTCTCCTTATCTTCAAGGACCAATACCGTGAATGGT is drawn from Belliella baltica DSM 15883 and contains these coding sequences:
- a CDS encoding DUF1905 domain-containing protein — protein: MDFLVNQQELELKYVPGKGAWTYHIIIPNSKDIKGKWGDIKVSGSIDGYPINHMNLAPMGDQDKRLSINGTIRHAIQKSGGDKVIVTLFLESENQQLKQKEIIDTFKESGVLAKFEKLSKEKQQEMFEKILKSTSEEKQVQLMVDLIEFLFKS
- a CDS encoding NAD(P)H-dependent oxidoreductase, with product MSTTINSLNWRYAAKRMNGQEVPAEKLENILESIRLTATSNGLQPFTVLVLEDKETREKLFNSAVKQPQVIEGSHLLVFAAWKSITAEQIDAYFDMVYEERGMEKGALVQYANFLKDHFTNQSETEIFNWTSKQAYIALGTALVSAAEEKVDSTPMEGFNPAEVDEILGLKEKGLGASSLLALGYRDDSADHMVIAKKVRRPKDKLFVKI